Proteins from a single region of Rhea pennata isolate bPtePen1 chromosome 4, bPtePen1.pri, whole genome shotgun sequence:
- the LOC134139754 gene encoding uncharacterized protein LOC134139754: MSAWPSPLLWSLTTAWLTGIALGQTTTLQVPIASTPVPPSAMATQVPTAASAPVPPNTTAASASAPPVSATTFSAEAASATPNLTASPGVPSADPTVGASAPVLSTTVEATALASASMSTPRVSTTVPSSALSSHLAVTASPGVPSAAPFLTTSEPSGCSRVNVTACERCSPGTFPNDGTLSCSCCSQGSCAGPTDCIPCPVGHYQPLSGQRSCVPCPQGYYASFRRSIACSPCPPGSYANESGAAACSACQKGYFSSQQNAAFCLPCLPGSFCNTTSCTMCLACPGGKEARHKASEECTPCHPGTFKGPNDNGCKLCKAGEYQLQQGKESCDLCPENHYCPSPDVNPVKCPADAFCPPGSTEPEYCMEVFLYKSGDSCQLAPLVIILLAIFTAGGILAIFLLILKRRQEYRKRSLKSLLLPKGSGQHTTYGVMEHTEPVYTGW, from the exons ATGAGTGCCTGGCCCTCTCCTCTGCTTTGGAGCTTAACCACAGCATGGCTGACCG gTATTGCTTTAGGCCAGACAACCACTCTGCAGGTTCCTATTGCCTCAACaccagtgcctcccagtgcaATGGCCACCCAGGTCCCTACTGCTGCCTCAGCACCGGTGCCTCCCAACACAACTGCTGCCTCGGCCTCTGCACCCCCAGTTTCTGCTACGACGTTCTCGGCTGAAGCAGCTTCTGCCACACCAAACCTTACTGCATCCCCAGGAGTGCCGTCTGCTGACCCAACCGTGGGAGCATCAGCTCCAGTTCTGTCCACCACCGTGGAGGCGACAGCGCTCGCTTCTGCAAGCATGAGCACCCCTCGCGTGTCCACCACcgtgcccagcagtgccctgtCCTCCCATCTGGCTGTGACAGCGTCTCCTGGTGTCCCATCCGCAGCTCCGTTCCTCACCACCTCGGAGCCCTCGGGCTGCAGCAGGGTGAACGTGACAGCGTGTGAACGCTGTTCCCCAGGGACGTTTCCCAACGATG gcACCCTGAGCTGCTCGTGCTGCTCGCAGGGCTCCTGCGCAGGCCCCACTGACTGCATCCCCTGCCCTGTGGGCCACTACCAGCCTCTGAGTGGCCAACGGTCGTGTGTGCCGTGTCCGCAGGGGTATTACGCCAG TTTTCGGAGGAGCATCGCATGCTCTCCCTGTCCGCCTGGCTCTTACGCTAACGAGtctggggctgcagcctgcagcgCATGCCAGAAAG GGTATTTCAGCTCGCAGCAAAACGCGGCCTTTTGCCTGCCTTGCCTGCCTGGATCGTTTTGCAA CACCACCAGCTGCACCATGTGTCTAGCTTGCCCTGGTGGGAAGGAGGCTCGTCACAAGGCATCTGAGGAGTGCACACCTTGCCACCCAG GTACGTTCAAAGGTCCCAATGATAACGGATGCAAGCTCTGCAAGGCAGGAGAATACCAATTACAGCAGGGCAAGGAGAGCTGTGACCTGTGCCCAGAAAATCACTACTGTCCT AGCCCAGATGTGAACCCAGTCAAGTGCCCTGCTGATGCCTTCTGCCCTCCTGGCAGCACTGAGCCCGAGTATTGCATGGAGGTGTTTCTTTACAAGTCAGGAGACTCCTGCCAGCTGGCCCCTCTGGTGATCATCCTCCTGGCCATTTTCACAGCAG GTGGAATCCTTGCTATCTTTCTGTTGATTCTGAAGAGAAGGCAAGAATATAGGAAGAGGTCTTTGAAGTCTCTACTGTTACCAAAAGGATCAGGACAACACACAACGTATGGTGTGATGGAGCACACAGAACCAGTATACACTGGTTGGTAG